One window from the genome of Dolosigranulum savutiense encodes:
- the rpsE gene encoding 30S ribosomal protein S5: MVKNQHIDPATLDLEDRVVEINRVTKVVKGGRNMRFAAVVVVGDREGHVGLGTGKALEVPEAIRKAIDDAKQNLIYVPTVGTTIQHEVIGSHSGGRVMLKPAVAGSGVSAGGPVRAVLELAGVADVTSKSLGSNTPINMIRATLDGITKLKKAEDVAKLRGKSVEELLG, from the coding sequence ATGGTAAAGAATCAACACATTGATCCAGCAACATTAGACTTAGAAGATCGCGTTGTTGAGATCAACCGAGTAACAAAAGTTGTTAAAGGTGGACGTAACATGCGCTTTGCTGCGGTAGTTGTTGTCGGCGATCGCGAAGGACATGTTGGATTAGGAACAGGTAAAGCTCTTGAAGTACCTGAAGCAATCCGTAAAGCAATTGATGATGCAAAACAAAACCTAATTTACGTTCCAACTGTTGGCACAACAATTCAACACGAAGTTATTGGTTCGCACAGTGGTGGACGCGTTATGCTTAAACCAGCTGTAGCCGGTTCTGGAGTATCAGCAGGTGGACCTGTTCGTGCCGTCTTAGAATTAGCTGGTGTTGCCGATGTTACAAGTAAATCACTCGGTTCAAACACACCAATTAACATGATTCGTGCAACATTAGATGGAATTACTAAACTTAAAAAAGCAGAAGATGTTGCGAAATTGCGTGGTAAATCTGTCGAAGAATTATTAGGATAG
- the rplP gene encoding 50S ribosomal protein L16: MLVPKRVKYRREHRGKMRGEAKGGKEIAYGQYGLQSLDSKWITNRQIESARIAMTRYMKRGGKVWIKIFPHKSVTAKGIGVRMGSGKGAPEKWVAPVKRGKIMFEVGGVSEEVAHEALRLASMKLPVRTRVVTREESGDAHEG; the protein is encoded by the coding sequence ATGTTAGTACCTAAACGTGTAAAATATCGTCGTGAGCACCGTGGAAAAATGCGCGGTGAAGCTAAAGGTGGAAAAGAGATTGCTTACGGTCAATATGGCTTGCAATCACTTGATTCCAAATGGATTACAAATAGACAAATTGAATCAGCTCGTATTGCAATGACACGTTACATGAAACGTGGCGGGAAAGTATGGATTAAAATTTTCCCACACAAATCAGTAACAGCTAAAGGAATCGGAGTACGTATGGGTTCTGGTAAAGGTGCCCCTGAGAAGTGGGTCGCTCCTGTCAAACGTGGTAAAATCATGTTTGAGGTTGGTGGTGTATCCGAAGAGGTTGCACACGAAGCATTACGATTAGCTTCTATGAAATTACCAGTGAGAACACGTGTGGTAACTCGTGAAGAAAGTGGTGACGCACATGAAGGCTAA
- the rplD gene encoding 50S ribosomal protein L4 has protein sequence MPKVTVFNQQGDANGEVSLNNDIFGIEPNENVLFDAIIMQRASQRQGTHAVKNRSAVRGGGRKPWRQKGTGRARHGSNTSPIWRGGGVVFGPTPRSYSYKLPKKVRRLAILSALSQKALDDEIIVIDELNFDQPKTKDFQHMLNQIGVERKALVVLEKGNKFAELSARNIEGVKVVAPDNVSVLDVVAHDDLILTKTALEAVEEALQ, from the coding sequence ATGCCTAAAGTGACAGTTTTCAACCAGCAAGGAGATGCAAATGGTGAGGTGTCATTAAACAATGATATCTTTGGTATTGAACCAAATGAGAATGTGTTGTTCGATGCAATTATTATGCAACGCGCTTCACAACGTCAAGGAACACATGCGGTAAAAAACCGTAGTGCCGTTCGCGGTGGTGGCCGTAAACCATGGCGCCAAAAAGGAACAGGTCGTGCTCGTCACGGTTCTAATACTTCACCAATCTGGCGTGGAGGTGGCGTAGTCTTTGGACCAACACCACGTTCATACAGCTACAAATTGCCGAAGAAAGTTCGTCGTCTAGCGATTTTGTCTGCATTAAGTCAAAAAGCACTTGATGATGAAATTATCGTAATCGATGAGCTTAACTTCGATCAACCAAAAACAAAAGACTTCCAACACATGCTTAACCAAATCGGTGTAGAGCGTAAAGCATTAGTTGTCTTAGAGAAGGGGAACAAATTTGCGGAGTTATCTGCACGTAACATCGAGGGAGTAAAAGTAGTTGCCCCTGATAATGTTTCAGTGTTAGATGTCGTCGCACATGACGATTTAATCCTAACGAAGACAGCCTTGGAAGCAGTAGAGGAGGCACTTCAATAA
- the rplF gene encoding 50S ribosomal protein L6 — MSRIGNKPIAIPEGVEVTLNGHELTVKGKNGELTRTLNEIIKINISDDEIVCERPDDSKQARIQHGTTRSVVANMVEGVHEGFQKQLELVGVGYRAQKQGQNLVLNVGLSHPVEFEPEEGIEVEVPKNTIIIVKGASKERVGQFAAKVREIRPPEPYKGKGIKYAGERIRRKEGKTGK, encoded by the coding sequence GTGAGTCGTATCGGAAATAAACCTATTGCAATTCCTGAAGGTGTTGAAGTAACACTTAATGGACATGAATTAACAGTCAAAGGTAAAAACGGGGAACTAACTCGTACACTGAATGAAATCATCAAGATTAATATCTCAGACGATGAAATCGTTTGTGAACGTCCAGATGATAGCAAACAAGCACGAATCCAGCACGGAACTACTCGTTCGGTTGTTGCTAACATGGTTGAAGGCGTGCACGAAGGATTCCAAAAACAACTTGAATTAGTTGGGGTTGGATACCGTGCCCAAAAACAAGGACAAAACCTTGTGCTGAACGTCGGTTTATCACACCCTGTAGAATTCGAACCTGAAGAAGGAATCGAAGTTGAAGTACCTAAAAACACAATTATTATTGTGAAAGGTGCAAGCAAGGAACGTGTAGGACAGTTTGCAGCTAAAGTTCGTGAAATCAGACCACCTGAGCCTTACAAAGGTAAAGGAATTAAATATGCTGGCGAACGCATTCGTCGTAAAGAAGGTAAAACTGGGAAATAA
- the rplO gene encoding 50S ribosomal protein L15: MKLHELKPAEGSRHSKKRIARGPSSGQGNTAGRGEHGQKSRSGGGVRLGFEGGQTPLFQTLPKRGFTNINRKEYAIVNLENLNNFDDGTEVTPELLQEIGMIKKVKSGVKILGRGKLEKKLTVKAHKFSNSAKEAIENNGGTVEVV, encoded by the coding sequence ATGAAACTTCATGAATTAAAACCTGCAGAAGGTTCACGTCATTCTAAAAAACGAATTGCTCGTGGTCCATCAAGTGGACAAGGGAACACAGCCGGCCGTGGTGAGCACGGACAAAAATCTCGTTCCGGTGGAGGTGTACGTCTAGGCTTCGAAGGTGGTCAAACACCACTCTTCCAAACATTGCCAAAACGTGGATTTACAAACATTAACCGTAAAGAGTATGCAATTGTTAACCTTGAGAATTTAAATAACTTTGACGATGGAACAGAAGTAACACCAGAATTATTACAAGAGATCGGTATGATCAAAAAAGTTAAATCAGGTGTGAAAATCTTAGGTCGAGGAAAACTTGAGAAAAAACTAACAGTGAAAGCACACAAATTCTCTAATAGTGCAAAAGAAGCAATTGAGAACAATGGCGGAACTGTAGAGGTGGTCTAA
- the rplB gene encoding 50S ribosomal protein L2: MAIKKYKATSNGRRNMTTSSQSDITTNKPEKSLLVSQKRGSGRNNAGKITVRHKGGGHKHKYRLVDFKRRKDGIRGIVKTIEYDPNRSANISLIQYEDGTKAYILAPKGIKVGQEVYSGPDADIKPGNALALKDIPVGTVVHNIELKPGKGGQLVRSAGASAQVLGKEGKYVLVKLPSSENRLILAECRATIGTIGNEQHELVRIGKAGRNRWKGIRPTVRGSVMNPNDHPHGGGEGRAPIGMPSPVSPWGKPTLGKKTRKGKKHSDKLIVRRRRTKKRKK; the protein is encoded by the coding sequence GTGGCTATTAAAAAATATAAAGCAACAAGTAATGGACGCCGTAATATGACGACTTCTTCTCAATCAGACATTACTACAAACAAGCCAGAAAAAAGCTTATTAGTTTCACAAAAACGTGGATCTGGTCGTAACAATGCTGGGAAGATTACTGTTCGTCACAAAGGCGGAGGCCACAAGCACAAATACCGCTTAGTTGACTTCAAACGTCGCAAAGACGGTATACGCGGTATTGTTAAAACGATTGAATACGATCCAAACCGATCAGCTAACATTTCTCTCATCCAATATGAGGATGGGACGAAAGCTTACATTCTAGCACCGAAAGGGATCAAAGTAGGGCAAGAGGTTTACTCTGGACCAGATGCAGATATCAAACCAGGAAATGCACTTGCACTTAAAGATATTCCAGTAGGTACAGTTGTTCACAACATTGAGTTAAAACCAGGTAAAGGTGGACAACTTGTCCGTTCAGCTGGTGCATCTGCACAAGTACTTGGTAAAGAAGGTAAATATGTACTTGTAAAATTACCTTCATCTGAGAACCGACTAATCTTAGCTGAATGTCGTGCGACTATTGGAACAATCGGTAACGAACAACATGAACTTGTTCGAATCGGTAAAGCAGGACGTAACCGTTGGAAAGGTATCCGCCCAACTGTACGTGGATCTGTAATGAACCCGAACGATCACCCACACGGTGGTGGGGAAGGACGTGCGCCAATTGGTATGCCAAGTCCTGTATCACCTTGGGGTAAACCAACTCTCGGTAAGAAAACGAGAAAAGGTAAAAAACACTCAGACAAACTTATTGTTCGTCGTCGTCGTACGAAGAAACGTAAAAAATAA
- a CDS encoding type Z 30S ribosomal protein S14, protein MARKALVEKAKKPKKFSTREYTRCERCGRPHAVYRKFKLCRICLRELAYKGQIPGLKKASW, encoded by the coding sequence ATGGCTAGAAAAGCATTAGTCGAAAAAGCGAAGAAGCCTAAGAAGTTTTCAACTCGTGAATATACTCGTTGTGAACGTTGCGGACGTCCACATGCTGTGTACCGTAAATTCAAATTATGCCGAATTTGTCTACGTGAATTAGCATATAAAGGACAAATTCCAGGTCTTAAAAAAGCAAGTTGGTAA
- the rplC gene encoding 50S ribosomal protein L3 produces MTKGILGRKVGMTQVFTDGGELVPVTVIEAKPNVVLQVKTVETDGYNAVQLGFEDKRNVLSNQPEQGHVKKADTSPKRFIREIRDAELGDVEVGSEITVETFKQGDIIDVTGTSKGKGFQGVIKRHNQSRGPETHGSRYHRRPGSMGQAADPARVFKGKKLPGRMGGQTTTIQNLEIVRVDADKNVILVKGNVPGPKKSLIEIRSAKKAD; encoded by the coding sequence ATGACCAAAGGAATCTTAGGAAGAAAAGTTGGAATGACTCAAGTCTTTACTGACGGTGGCGAATTAGTGCCGGTAACAGTTATTGAAGCAAAACCAAACGTTGTACTTCAAGTTAAAACAGTCGAAACAGACGGTTATAACGCAGTACAGTTAGGTTTTGAGGACAAGCGTAATGTCTTGTCAAACCAACCTGAACAAGGTCATGTTAAAAAAGCTGACACAAGTCCTAAGCGCTTCATTCGAGAAATTCGAGATGCTGAGCTAGGAGATGTGGAAGTTGGATCAGAAATTACAGTGGAAACATTCAAGCAAGGTGACATTATCGATGTCACGGGTACGTCTAAAGGTAAAGGGTTCCAGGGTGTAATCAAGCGACACAATCAAAGTCGTGGACCAGAAACTCACGGATCTCGTTACCACCGTCGTCCAGGTTCAATGGGACAAGCGGCTGACCCTGCACGCGTCTTCAAAGGTAAAAAATTACCAGGACGTATGGGTGGACAGACGACCACAATCCAAAACTTAGAGATTGTGCGAGTGGACGCTGATAAGAACGTTATCTTAGTTAAAGGGAACGTTCCTGGACCTAAAAAATCATTAATCGAAATCAGATCAGCTAAAAAAGCAGACTAA
- the rpsQ gene encoding 30S ribosomal protein S17, whose amino-acid sequence MTERKERKQYVGKVVSDKMDKTITVEIATQKQHKKYKKRMKYSTKLKAHDEENIAKEGDIVRIMETRPLSKEKRFRLVEVVEEAVVL is encoded by the coding sequence ATGACTGAGCGTAAAGAACGTAAACAGTATGTTGGGAAAGTTGTCTCAGACAAGATGGACAAAACAATCACTGTTGAGATTGCAACCCAAAAACAACACAAAAAATATAAAAAACGTATGAAATACTCAACTAAACTAAAAGCACATGATGAAGAGAACATCGCAAAAGAAGGCGATATCGTTCGTATCATGGAAACACGTCCGTTATCTAAAGAAAAACGGTTCCGTCTAGTTGAAGTTGTTGAAGAAGCTGTCGTATTATAA
- the rpsS gene encoding 30S ribosomal protein S19, which translates to MARSLKKGPFVDEHLMKKVQAMDSDNKRVIKTWSRRSTIFPNFVGHTIAVYDGRKHVPVYVQEDMVGHKLGEFAPTRTFKGHSKTEKVTKKF; encoded by the coding sequence ATGGCTCGTAGTTTGAAAAAAGGACCTTTTGTTGATGAGCATCTAATGAAAAAAGTACAAGCAATGGACTCAGATAACAAACGCGTCATCAAAACATGGTCACGCCGTTCTACAATCTTTCCGAATTTTGTGGGACACACCATTGCAGTATACGATGGTCGCAAACATGTACCAGTTTACGTTCAAGAAGATATGGTTGGGCACAAATTAGGTGAATTTGCACCAACGAGAACATTTAAAGGTCACAGCAAAACTGAAAAAGTGACGAAGAAATTTTAA
- the rplN gene encoding 50S ribosomal protein L14, producing MIQTESRMKVADNSGAREVLVIKVLGGSGAKTANIGDEVVVTVKHATPGGVVKKGDVARAVIVRSKSGLRRKDGSYIKFDENACVIVREDKAPRGTRIFGPVARELRDNDFMRIISLAPEVL from the coding sequence GTGATTCAAACTGAAAGTCGTATGAAAGTTGCAGATAACTCTGGTGCCCGCGAAGTACTTGTTATTAAGGTGCTCGGTGGATCAGGAGCAAAAACTGCTAATATCGGGGATGAAGTTGTCGTTACTGTCAAACATGCTACACCCGGTGGCGTTGTTAAAAAAGGTGATGTTGCACGAGCGGTTATCGTTCGTTCGAAATCAGGCTTGCGCCGAAAAGATGGTTCATATATCAAATTTGATGAAAATGCTTGTGTCATCGTTCGTGAAGATAAAGCACCACGAGGAACACGTATTTTTGGACCTGTTGCTCGAGAACTACGTGACAATGACTTTATGAGAATTATTTCGTTAGCTCCGGAAGTTCTATAG
- the secY gene encoding preprotein translocase subunit SecY, whose amino-acid sequence MFNIIKGAFTEKKVRSRVFFTLALLFVFRIGTHITVPGVDASALDELQQSGLFNLLDMFGGGALSQYSVFALGVSPYITSSIIVQLLQMDIIPKFKEWSEQGEVGRKKLNNVTRYATIALGFLQGLGISYGFNALSGFGLVRSQTTATFVTIAIILTAGTMLVMWLGEMITVHGVGNGTSLIIFAGIISSIPQDIREFYNVQIKNAGDELTQSLIFTAIVVLAIIGLIIFVTWMENAKREIPVRYSKRAQSASDAKLPLKVNSAGVIPVIFASSFIMTPQIILNTFATSSQGQTWYEVASRIFNLSDPVGATFYTLLIIVFTYFYAFIQINPEKVAENLQKQNAYIPSVRPGIATEEYIGYMLIRLSTVGAVYLGVISVLPMIASALWNLPSSLSLGGTSLLIVVGVGLDTMRQLEGLLSKNQYKGFIHPYEELKT is encoded by the coding sequence ATGTTCAATATAATCAAAGGGGCATTCACTGAAAAGAAAGTTAGAAGTCGGGTGTTCTTTACACTAGCATTGCTATTTGTTTTCCGAATTGGGACACATATTACAGTGCCAGGCGTTGATGCTTCAGCACTTGATGAACTCCAACAAAGTGGACTTTTTAACTTGCTAGATATGTTTGGTGGGGGTGCATTGTCACAGTACTCTGTGTTTGCATTAGGGGTATCCCCCTACATTACCTCCTCCATTATCGTACAACTCTTGCAAATGGATATTATTCCAAAATTCAAGGAATGGTCTGAGCAAGGAGAAGTTGGCCGAAAGAAACTTAACAATGTAACGCGTTATGCAACAATTGCTTTAGGTTTTTTACAAGGTCTAGGAATCTCATACGGGTTTAATGCCTTATCAGGTTTTGGACTCGTTCGTTCACAAACAACAGCGACATTTGTTACCATTGCAATTATTTTAACGGCAGGGACAATGTTAGTTATGTGGCTCGGTGAGATGATTACCGTCCACGGTGTTGGTAATGGAACATCTCTTATTATCTTTGCTGGGATTATTTCATCCATACCGCAAGATATCAGAGAGTTCTACAACGTTCAGATTAAGAATGCGGGCGATGAATTAACGCAATCGCTAATCTTTACAGCTATTGTTGTATTAGCTATTATTGGGTTAATCATCTTTGTAACTTGGATGGAGAATGCTAAGCGTGAAATTCCTGTTCGTTATTCGAAACGAGCACAATCAGCTAGTGATGCCAAGTTGCCACTGAAGGTAAACTCTGCGGGTGTTATTCCAGTTATTTTTGCGAGTTCATTCATTATGACACCGCAAATTATTTTGAATACATTTGCAACAAGTAGCCAAGGTCAAACTTGGTACGAAGTGGCTAGCCGCATCTTTAACTTAAGTGATCCAGTCGGGGCAACATTCTATACCTTGTTAATTATTGTTTTCACGTATTTTTACGCCTTTATCCAGATTAATCCGGAGAAGGTTGCTGAGAATTTACAGAAACAAAATGCATACATTCCAAGTGTCAGACCAGGTATTGCAACAGAGGAGTATATTGGTTATATGCTAATTCGTCTCTCAACAGTGGGTGCCGTTTATCTTGGTGTGATTTCCGTATTACCGATGATTGCATCAGCCTTATGGAACCTACCATCCTCTCTATCTCTCGGTGGAACAAGTCTTCTAATCGTGGTTGGAGTAGGATTAGATACCATGCGTCAACTGGAAGGATTATTAAGTAAAAATCAGTACAAAGGATTTATTCATCCGTATGAAGAACTGAAAACGTAG
- the rpsH gene encoding 30S ribosomal protein S8, translated as MVMTDPTADFLTRVRNANEARHETVEVPASNLKRDIANILKDEGFIRDVEYIEDNKQGVLKLTLKYGQEGERVITGIKRISKPGLRVYAGAQDVPKVLNGLGIAIVSTSEGVVTDKVARSKHVGGEVIAYVW; from the coding sequence ATGGTCATGACAGATCCAACAGCGGATTTTCTAACTCGTGTTCGTAATGCTAATGAAGCGCGTCACGAAACAGTAGAAGTTCCAGCTTCAAATTTAAAAAGAGATATTGCAAACATCTTAAAAGATGAAGGTTTTATTCGTGATGTTGAATATATTGAAGATAACAAACAAGGCGTGCTTAAGCTAACTCTTAAGTATGGACAAGAGGGCGAACGTGTTATCACTGGGATTAAACGTATTTCAAAACCAGGATTACGTGTATATGCTGGTGCTCAAGATGTACCAAAAGTCCTAAATGGCTTAGGAATAGCAATTGTTTCGACATCAGAAGGTGTTGTTACGGATAAAGTTGCTCGTAGCAAGCACGTTGGTGGCGAAGTAATAGCTTACGTATGGTAA
- the rpmD gene encoding 50S ribosomal protein L30, with protein MANLQITLKKSLIGRPQTQHKIIQSLGLKRLNSQVIKEDNAAIRGAINKVQHLVEVQELD; from the coding sequence ATGGCAAACTTACAAATTACATTGAAAAAAAGTTTGATTGGTCGTCCACAAACTCAGCATAAAATCATTCAATCTTTAGGACTTAAGAGACTGAACTCTCAAGTTATCAAAGAAGACAATGCTGCAATCCGTGGCGCAATCAACAAAGTACAACACTTAGTAGAAGTACAAGAATTAGACTAA
- the rplV gene encoding 50S ribosomal protein L22, which yields MASSRTEAHATARMVRIAPRKVRLVVDQIRGKDAAEAISILRFTNRGAAEAVEKVLKSAIANAEHNFDMNIENLVVSEAYANEGPTLKRFRPRAKGAASRINKRTSHITVVVSEKKEG from the coding sequence ATGGCAAGTTCCAGAACTGAAGCTCACGCAACAGCGCGAATGGTTCGTATCGCTCCGCGAAAGGTTAGACTCGTCGTTGACCAAATTAGAGGAAAAGATGCAGCTGAAGCTATTTCTATCCTTCGATTTACCAACAGAGGTGCTGCCGAAGCGGTAGAGAAAGTCTTGAAATCAGCTATTGCGAATGCTGAGCATAACTTTGACATGAATATTGAAAATTTAGTTGTAAGTGAAGCCTACGCGAACGAAGGACCAACTCTTAAGAGATTCCGTCCACGTGCGAAAGGTGCCGCTTCACGTATTAACAAGAGAACAAGCCACATTACAGTTGTGGTATCAGAGAAGAAGGAGGGTTAA
- the rplX gene encoding 50S ribosomal protein L24, giving the protein MFIKTGDKVQVITGKEKGKQGTVLKAIPKENRVIVEGLNIAKKHTRPSMESEGGIVETEAPIHVSNVQLVDPKSGEPTRVGFRFEDGKKVRYAKKSGEAI; this is encoded by the coding sequence ATGTTTATAAAAACAGGAGATAAAGTCCAAGTTATTACCGGTAAAGAAAAAGGTAAACAAGGAACGGTTCTTAAAGCCATTCCCAAAGAAAACCGCGTAATCGTTGAAGGCTTAAACATTGCTAAAAAACATACCCGTCCATCAATGGAATCTGAAGGTGGAATTGTCGAAACTGAAGCGCCAATTCACGTCTCTAACGTCCAATTGGTTGATCCTAAATCAGGTGAACCAACGCGCGTAGGCTTTAGATTTGAAGATGGCAAAAAAGTACGGTATGCTAAAAAATCAGGTGAAGCAATTTAA
- the rplE gene encoding 50S ribosomal protein L5, whose translation MSRLSEKFKNEVSPSLVEKFNYSSVMEVPRVDKIVLNMGVGDAVSNTKNLDKAVEELALIAGQKPIITRAKKSIAAFRLREGMPIGAKVTLRGERMYEFLDKLVSVSLPRVRDFRGVSPKSFDGRGNYTLGVKEQLIFPEIDFDDVNKVRGLDITIVTTAETDEEGRELLKQMGMPFKK comes from the coding sequence ATGTCACGCCTTAGTGAAAAATTTAAAAATGAAGTATCACCATCATTAGTTGAGAAGTTTAACTACTCATCAGTGATGGAAGTCCCAAGAGTTGACAAAATCGTTTTGAACATGGGTGTTGGAGATGCTGTCTCTAATACAAAAAACTTAGACAAAGCTGTTGAGGAATTGGCTTTAATTGCTGGGCAAAAACCCATCATTACTCGTGCGAAAAAATCAATTGCTGCGTTCCGTTTGCGTGAAGGAATGCCAATTGGAGCAAAAGTGACTTTGCGCGGAGAACGTATGTACGAATTCCTAGACAAATTAGTCTCAGTTTCATTACCTCGTGTTCGTGATTTCCGTGGTGTAAGTCCAAAATCATTCGATGGACGCGGAAATTACACATTGGGAGTTAAAGAACAATTAATTTTCCCAGAGATTGACTTCGATGACGTCAATAAAGTTCGTGGATTAGATATTACAATCGTAACAACGGCTGAAACAGACGAAGAAGGCCGCGAGCTCTTAAAACAAATGGGAATGCCGTTTAAGAAATAA
- the rplW gene encoding 50S ribosomal protein L23, with product MQAQDIILRPVITEQSMADMELDKYTFEVDTRATKSQVKRAVKELFDVDVEKVNIMNTKPKPKRMGRYVGYTKKKRKAIVTLKPDSKEIEIFQTEE from the coding sequence ATGCAAGCACAAGATATTATTTTGCGCCCAGTGATCACTGAACAGTCAATGGCCGATATGGAATTAGACAAGTACACATTTGAAGTGGACACTCGCGCTACTAAAAGCCAAGTGAAACGTGCGGTAAAAGAGTTATTCGATGTTGATGTAGAAAAAGTTAACATTATGAATACTAAGCCTAAGCCAAAACGCATGGGCCGTTACGTCGGTTATACAAAGAAAAAACGTAAAGCGATCGTAACACTTAAACCGGACTCAAAAGAAATCGAAATCTTTCAAACAGAAGAATAG
- the rpmC gene encoding 50S ribosomal protein L29 — protein MKANELRELSHQELKDKEKEFKDELFNLRFQLATGQLEDTSRIKKVRQNIARVKTVLRQAELAQ, from the coding sequence ATGAAGGCTAATGAATTAAGAGAATTATCTCATCAAGAATTGAAAGACAAAGAGAAAGAGTTCAAAGACGAATTATTCAACTTGCGCTTCCAATTGGCGACTGGTCAATTAGAAGACACGTCACGAATTAAGAAAGTTCGCCAAAATATTGCTCGTGTGAAAACTGTCTTACGTCAAGCTGAATTAGCGCAGTAA
- the rplR gene encoding 50S ribosomal protein L18: protein MNTKPDKNKVRKKRHQRIRRDMFGTAERPRLNVFRSNKNIYAQVIDDIEGVTLASASSLDEEVSEDSTKVDQASKVGELVAKRAKDNNIDTVVFDRGGYKYHGRVKALAEAARQNGLEF, encoded by the coding sequence GTGAATACAAAACCAGACAAAAATAAAGTGCGTAAAAAACGCCATCAACGTATTCGTAGAGATATGTTTGGTACTGCAGAGCGCCCACGTTTGAACGTGTTTCGTTCGAATAAAAACATCTATGCGCAAGTAATTGATGACATAGAGGGTGTAACGCTCGCAAGTGCATCTAGTCTAGATGAGGAAGTCTCAGAAGACAGTACAAAAGTTGATCAAGCTTCAAAAGTTGGCGAATTAGTTGCTAAGCGTGCCAAAGACAACAACATTGATACAGTTGTCTTCGACCGCGGAGGATACAAATACCACGGACGTGTAAAAGCACTCGCTGAAGCTGCTCGTCAAAATGGATTAGAATTCTAA
- the rpsC gene encoding 30S ribosomal protein S3 translates to MGQKVNPHGLRVGVIQDWDAKWYADSDFSDKLHEDLAVRELIAKDLEEASVSRVEIERAANRINVSIHTAKPGMVIGKGGSEVDALRNKLSNLTNKRVHVNIIEVKKPDMDATLVAKSIAEQLENRISFRRAQKQAIQRALRAGAEGVRTQVAGRLNGADMARTESFSEGTVPLHTIRADIDYANVEADTTFGKIGVKVWIYKGEVLPEIEEDQKGGK, encoded by the coding sequence ATGGGTCAGAAAGTAAATCCTCACGGTCTGCGTGTCGGCGTCATCCAAGATTGGGATGCTAAATGGTATGCAGATAGTGACTTTTCAGATAAACTACATGAAGACTTAGCCGTTCGTGAATTGATCGCAAAAGATCTTGAAGAAGCAAGTGTTTCACGCGTTGAAATTGAACGAGCAGCTAACCGAATTAATGTTTCAATTCACACAGCCAAACCAGGAATGGTTATTGGTAAAGGTGGATCAGAAGTTGATGCATTAAGAAACAAATTGAGCAACTTAACGAACAAACGTGTTCACGTCAATATTATCGAAGTTAAAAAACCAGATATGGACGCAACACTTGTAGCCAAAAGTATTGCTGAACAATTAGAGAACCGTATTTCATTCCGTCGCGCTCAAAAACAAGCTATCCAACGCGCATTACGTGCTGGTGCTGAAGGTGTCCGTACACAAGTTGCTGGACGTTTGAACGGAGCAGATATGGCTCGTACAGAAAGTTTTTCAGAAGGAACTGTTCCACTTCACACAATCCGTGCTGATATCGACTATGCTAATGTCGAAGCAGACACAACATTCGGTAAAATCGGGGTAAAAGTGTGGATCTACAAAGGAGAAGTTCTTCCTGAAATTGAAGAAGATCAGAAGGGAGGAAAATAA